A portion of the Micromonospora tarapacensis genome contains these proteins:
- a CDS encoding non-ribosomal peptide synthetase, giving the protein MIPLSFAQRRMWFLHRLEGSSATYNIPFVLRLSGPLDTAALCAAFTDVIARHESLRTLIVEDADGTPEQRVLSPEEAVFQSRFLTVAPVASDAAVQAAVRQGFDLQTQIPLRVTIFQEAPQEHVVAFVFHHIAADGASMGPFLRDLVTAYSARRQGAAPQWAPLPVQYKDYTVWQQQLLGDESDPDSIAAAQVEYWRTELAGVPQPVNLPLDRSRPTAASHQGGHVDFELDEELLTGVAKIAALHGATAPMVAQAGLAVLLHHLGAGNDLTIGSPIEGRADEQLDDLIGFFANTWVLRVDLSGNPAFEDLLGQVRDRALAAYDNQDVPFERLVELLSPDRTTAYQPLFQVMLAWQFEWAQVELPGLRVTPVPAGTGTAKFDLFFNIVPAPSGGAYGRLEYATELFDPATAEHLVDRYLRVLRAVVADPAARLAAVDVLTDAERGRLARLNQTRVPVPDTTVAELVAAQVARTPDATAVVCGSTTLSYRELDVRASRLAALLRERGVGPDVLVAVALPRSVDLVVTLLGVLKAGGAYLPVDPAYPAGRVALLIESARPALVVTDAATAAVGPGALPVLRLDDLRLDGPARELPDVGVGPDHLAYVMFTSGSTGVPKGVAVTHRGVVNGVRDLRRTVRVEAGSRMLAATSVNFDVSVFETFTALTTGASIEIVRDVLELAERGSWSGTTVSAVPAVFSALLDQLGSGTPGRLALDVETVVFAGEALSAELVREVRRALPGVRVVNAYGQTESFYATTCTVPQQLAGTEAVPIGAPLANMRAHVLGPELAPVAPGVIGELYVAGLLARGYHRDGRLTAERFVACPFGPPGARMYRTGDLARWDDDGQLRYAGRVDSQVKVNGIRVEPTEVETVLTRHPAIGRAAVTVCQDHGGRARLVGYVAPADTASGGGVSPAELRSFAAERLPDYLVPAQFVVLDRLPLTASGKLDRAALPVPEFADAEHRAPRSAVEHVLAEVYADVLGTGPVGIDDDFFTSGGDSIRSIQVAARAKTRGLVLSPREIFEHRTVARLAELVDNRADEEPVTLAELPGGGAGWAPLPPTAAHVLARGGGIGRFCMSAMLTLPEEIDRAGLVATLQAVLDRHDVLRSRLDRAGAGIVMAAVGSVDAGSLLRDVALGDADVRAELDAAADRLDPDAGVMAQFVRFTCDTDVDRLLIVLHHLVVDGVSWRILVPDLVSAWQRVSGGRAAPPVAVGTSLRRWMWGLADAATSPQRVAELPVWQEILRAEEPVLGARRLDPARDVAATVDTLRVQVPAEVTRTLLTTVPAVFRAGVDAGLLTGLALALARWRETRGGSGTSTLVRLEGHGRSEHVVPGADLSNTVGWFTAMFPVRLDLAGLDVVDAFAGGPAAGRAIKAVKEQLRAVPDNGMGYGLLRHLNTHTAAALAEAREPQIGFNYLGRSSGADIPEELRGLGWAPDAAHRDLIAAPDADMPALSALEINAVAASTADGDELTAYFGFPTGVLDRDEVTELAGLWVEALTALARHATTPDAGGLTPSDAPLVEVSQAEIDTWETRFGALATVWPTTPVQSGMLFHTMLAGSSFDAYHMQLVFHLSGEVDPERMRRAAQALAGQHASLRAAFVDRADGEVVQVVPRAVSLPWQYHDLTTFDEAERTARFERFLARDRAVHFDVGRPPLVRMALVVPAPGRAELVLTAHHVLIDGWSMPLLMRDLLLLYASGGDPARLPASGDFGEFLRWRAQQDDEESARVWAAELDGVEEPTLLAPGSDGVAVEGVGQVAVALDPDVAHALVRRAADWGVTVNTLVQGAWALLLGQLTGRQDVLFGATVSGRPPAVTDVDSTVGMFINTLPVRVEYAPGDTVAEVLTRLQGRQARLLEHHYYGLTEIQQGVGLPSLFDTLVVFESYPVDRDALDAATDAADGIAFTGLRPSTATNYPLTLMAAADPQLQLLLQYARGVFEPEAVEVLAARLGRVLRHIVATRGLTVAQLDLLDPAERDLLLAKVNDTVAPTPQATITGLVEAQAARTPDEVAVVAEGESLTYRELTARAARLAHELGGRGVGPESVVAVSLPRSADLVVALLAILRAGGAYLPVDPRYPSSRTAAIMGEARPCLVLTDSATVAVLPEHDAPDVFLDTLDLSGDRTGPEPRIQAQQLAYVMYTSGSTGRPKGVAITHANVVNGVLRLASRVGLGPGKRLLAGTSVNFDVSAFEIFTTLATGGVVEVVRDVLVLGERAGWSGSVISTVPSAFAELVDEISGRTRVETVVFAGEALPASLVEKTRAAFPGVRVVNAYGQSESFYATTFTATEEPPNRAGSVPVGTPLGNMRAYVLGPGLAPVPPGVVGELYVGGSVGRGYHGRADLTAERFVADAYGPPGARMYRTGDLARWNDEGQLEYAGRGDAQVKVRGFRIEPGEVETVVTAHPAVAQAVVVSRPGAGTGTRLVAYVVASGEVDAARLSRYTAERLPEFMVPSAFVLLDRLPLMTNGKLDRAALPEPEFSGTHYRAPRTAREECLTKLFAEVLGLERVGVDDDFFDLGGHSLLATRLISRARAETGAEIPIRTIFDLPTVAALASWLDRPGPEAPAAPRRPRLRKMTVEE; this is encoded by the coding sequence ATGATCCCGTTGTCCTTCGCCCAACGCCGGATGTGGTTCCTCCACCGCCTGGAGGGCTCGTCCGCGACGTACAACATCCCGTTCGTCCTGCGCCTGAGCGGGCCACTGGACACGGCGGCGCTGTGCGCGGCCTTCACGGATGTCATTGCCCGGCACGAGAGCCTGCGTACCCTCATCGTCGAGGACGCGGACGGCACTCCCGAACAGCGGGTGCTGTCGCCCGAGGAGGCGGTCTTCCAGAGCCGGTTCCTCACCGTCGCCCCCGTCGCCTCGGACGCCGCGGTGCAGGCCGCGGTGCGCCAGGGGTTCGACCTGCAGACGCAGATTCCGTTGCGGGTCACCATCTTCCAGGAGGCTCCACAGGAGCACGTGGTGGCGTTCGTGTTCCACCACATCGCGGCGGACGGTGCGTCGATGGGCCCGTTCCTGCGGGACCTGGTGACGGCGTACTCGGCCCGCCGTCAGGGTGCCGCACCGCAGTGGGCCCCGCTGCCGGTGCAGTACAAGGACTACACGGTCTGGCAGCAACAGCTGCTCGGTGACGAGTCCGACCCCGACAGCATCGCCGCGGCGCAGGTCGAGTACTGGCGCACGGAGCTGGCCGGCGTGCCGCAACCGGTGAACCTGCCACTGGATCGGTCGCGCCCGACGGCGGCCAGCCACCAGGGCGGCCACGTCGACTTCGAGCTGGACGAGGAACTGCTCACCGGCGTCGCGAAGATCGCCGCGCTGCACGGTGCCACGGCCCCGATGGTCGCTCAGGCCGGACTGGCGGTGCTCCTGCACCATCTCGGCGCCGGCAACGACCTGACGATCGGTAGCCCGATCGAGGGGCGGGCCGATGAGCAACTTGACGACCTGATCGGATTCTTCGCCAACACCTGGGTGCTGCGCGTCGACCTGTCCGGGAATCCGGCGTTCGAGGACCTGCTCGGGCAGGTCCGGGACCGGGCCCTCGCCGCCTACGACAACCAGGACGTTCCGTTCGAGCGTCTGGTGGAGCTGCTGAGCCCGGACCGGACCACCGCCTACCAGCCCCTGTTCCAGGTGATGCTGGCCTGGCAGTTCGAGTGGGCGCAGGTCGAGCTGCCGGGGCTGCGGGTCACCCCCGTCCCGGCCGGCACCGGGACAGCGAAGTTCGATCTCTTCTTCAACATCGTCCCGGCGCCGTCCGGCGGTGCCTACGGGCGGTTGGAGTACGCGACCGAGCTGTTCGACCCGGCCACGGCCGAGCACCTGGTCGACCGCTATCTGCGGGTGCTGCGGGCGGTGGTCGCCGATCCCGCGGCGCGGCTCGCAGCGGTGGACGTGCTCACCGACGCCGAACGGGGTCGGCTGGCCCGGCTGAACCAGACGAGGGTGCCGGTGCCGGACACGACGGTGGCGGAGTTGGTCGCCGCCCAGGTGGCCCGGACCCCGGACGCGACGGCGGTGGTGTGCGGATCGACCACGTTGTCGTACCGGGAACTCGACGTCCGCGCGAGCCGGCTGGCCGCGCTGCTGCGGGAGCGCGGTGTCGGGCCGGACGTCCTGGTCGCCGTGGCACTGCCACGGTCGGTGGACCTGGTGGTCACGCTGCTGGGCGTGCTCAAGGCCGGCGGTGCCTACCTGCCGGTCGACCCCGCCTACCCGGCCGGGCGGGTCGCCCTCCTGATCGAGTCCGCCAGGCCGGCCCTGGTGGTGACCGATGCCGCGACGGCGGCGGTGGGCCCTGGCGCACTGCCGGTCCTGCGGCTCGACGACCTGCGCCTCGACGGCCCGGCACGGGAGCTCCCGGACGTCGGCGTCGGGCCGGACCACCTTGCCTACGTGATGTTCACGTCCGGGTCGACCGGCGTGCCCAAGGGTGTCGCCGTCACCCACCGCGGCGTGGTCAACGGCGTGCGGGACCTGCGTCGCACGGTCCGGGTCGAGGCGGGCTCCCGGATGCTGGCCGCGACGTCGGTGAACTTCGACGTCTCGGTGTTCGAGACCTTCACCGCGCTGACCACGGGCGCGAGCATCGAGATCGTTCGTGACGTGCTCGAACTCGCCGAGCGTGGCAGCTGGTCGGGTACCACCGTCAGCGCCGTGCCCGCGGTGTTCTCCGCACTGCTGGATCAGCTCGGCTCCGGCACCCCGGGACGCCTCGCCCTCGACGTGGAAACCGTCGTCTTCGCCGGTGAGGCCCTCTCGGCCGAGCTGGTCCGCGAGGTCCGGCGCGCCCTGCCCGGCGTGCGCGTCGTCAACGCGTACGGGCAGACGGAGAGCTTCTACGCCACCACCTGCACCGTCCCGCAGCAGCTGGCCGGGACCGAAGCGGTACCGATCGGAGCGCCCCTGGCCAACATGCGCGCCCACGTGCTGGGGCCTGAACTCGCTCCGGTCGCGCCCGGCGTGATCGGTGAACTGTACGTCGCTGGCCTGCTCGCCCGCGGCTATCACCGGGACGGCAGGTTGACCGCCGAGCGCTTCGTCGCCTGCCCCTTCGGCCCGCCCGGCGCACGCATGTACCGGACCGGCGACCTGGCCCGGTGGGACGACGACGGCCAACTGCGGTACGCGGGGCGCGTCGACAGCCAGGTGAAGGTGAACGGCATCCGGGTCGAGCCGACCGAGGTCGAAACGGTCCTCACCCGGCACCCCGCGATCGGCCGCGCGGCGGTCACCGTGTGCCAGGACCACGGCGGCCGTGCCCGGCTCGTCGGCTATGTGGCACCGGCGGACACCGCTTCCGGCGGCGGTGTGTCGCCGGCGGAGCTGCGCTCGTTCGCGGCCGAGCGGCTGCCGGACTACCTGGTCCCTGCCCAGTTCGTGGTGCTGGACCGGCTGCCGTTGACCGCGAGCGGAAAGCTGGACCGGGCCGCGTTGCCCGTACCGGAGTTCGCCGACGCCGAGCATCGGGCGCCGCGCAGCGCCGTGGAGCACGTCCTGGCCGAGGTGTACGCGGACGTCCTGGGCACCGGGCCGGTGGGGATCGACGACGACTTCTTCACCAGCGGCGGCGACAGTATCCGTTCCATCCAGGTCGCCGCGCGGGCCAAGACGCGCGGGCTGGTCCTCAGCCCGCGGGAGATCTTCGAGCACCGCACCGTCGCCCGGCTCGCCGAACTGGTCGACAACCGGGCGGACGAGGAGCCCGTGACCCTGGCCGAGCTTCCCGGCGGCGGCGCGGGCTGGGCTCCGCTGCCGCCGACGGCGGCGCACGTCCTCGCGCGGGGCGGCGGTATCGGACGGTTCTGCATGTCCGCGATGCTCACCCTGCCGGAGGAGATCGACCGTGCGGGACTCGTCGCGACGTTGCAGGCCGTGCTGGACCGGCACGACGTGCTGCGGTCCCGGCTCGACCGGGCCGGGGCGGGCATCGTCATGGCGGCCGTCGGCAGTGTGGACGCCGGCTCGTTGCTGCGGGACGTCGCCCTGGGCGACGCCGATGTGCGGGCCGAGCTGGACGCGGCCGCGGACCGGCTGGACCCGGACGCGGGCGTCATGGCCCAGTTCGTGCGATTCACCTGCGACACGGACGTGGACCGGCTGCTGATCGTGCTGCACCACCTGGTCGTCGACGGGGTGTCGTGGCGGATCCTGGTCCCGGACCTGGTGTCCGCCTGGCAGCGGGTCAGCGGCGGCCGTGCCGCACCACCGGTCGCGGTGGGTACCTCGCTGCGGCGGTGGATGTGGGGGCTGGCCGATGCCGCGACCAGCCCGCAACGGGTGGCGGAACTGCCCGTGTGGCAGGAGATCCTGCGGGCCGAGGAGCCGGTGCTGGGCGCACGGCGGCTGGATCCGGCCCGTGACGTCGCGGCCACCGTGGACACGCTGCGCGTCCAGGTGCCTGCGGAGGTCACGCGGACCCTGCTGACCACCGTGCCCGCGGTGTTCCGGGCCGGTGTGGACGCCGGGCTGTTGACCGGCCTGGCGCTGGCGCTGGCCCGCTGGCGCGAGACGCGGGGCGGGTCGGGCACCTCGACGCTGGTGCGGCTGGAAGGGCACGGCCGGTCCGAACACGTCGTCCCCGGCGCCGACCTGTCGAACACCGTCGGATGGTTCACCGCGATGTTCCCGGTGCGGCTGGACCTGGCGGGCCTCGACGTGGTGGACGCGTTCGCCGGCGGCCCGGCCGCCGGACGGGCGATCAAGGCCGTCAAGGAGCAGCTGCGAGCCGTGCCGGACAACGGCATGGGCTACGGCCTGCTGCGCCACCTCAACACGCACACCGCCGCCGCGCTGGCCGAGGCGCGCGAACCGCAGATCGGCTTCAACTACCTGGGCCGCTCCTCCGGCGCGGACATTCCCGAGGAACTGCGCGGCCTGGGCTGGGCGCCGGACGCGGCGCACCGGGACCTGATCGCCGCCCCGGACGCGGACATGCCGGCGCTGTCGGCGCTGGAGATCAACGCCGTGGCCGCGAGCACCGCCGACGGTGACGAGCTCACCGCCTACTTCGGCTTCCCCACCGGCGTGCTCGACCGCGACGAGGTGACCGAGCTGGCCGGGCTGTGGGTCGAGGCGCTGACCGCCCTGGCGCGCCACGCCACCACCCCCGACGCCGGCGGGCTGACCCCGAGCGACGCGCCGCTGGTCGAGGTGAGCCAAGCGGAGATCGACACGTGGGAGACCCGTTTCGGCGCGCTGGCCACGGTCTGGCCGACGACACCGGTGCAGTCCGGCATGTTGTTCCACACGATGCTGGCCGGGTCGTCGTTCGACGCGTACCACATGCAGCTGGTGTTCCACCTGTCCGGCGAGGTCGACCCGGAGCGGATGCGCCGCGCCGCGCAGGCGCTGGCGGGGCAGCACGCCAGCCTCCGTGCCGCCTTCGTCGACCGAGCGGACGGTGAGGTGGTGCAGGTGGTGCCGCGGGCGGTGTCCCTGCCGTGGCAGTACCACGACCTGACCACGTTCGACGAGGCGGAGCGGACCGCGAGGTTCGAGCGTTTTCTCGCCCGCGACCGGGCCGTCCACTTCGACGTGGGCCGCCCGCCGTTGGTCCGGATGGCCCTGGTCGTCCCGGCGCCCGGCCGCGCGGAGTTGGTGCTGACCGCCCACCACGTGCTGATCGACGGCTGGTCCATGCCGCTGTTGATGCGGGACCTGCTGCTGCTCTACGCCTCGGGCGGCGACCCGGCCCGGCTGCCCGCATCCGGCGACTTCGGCGAGTTCCTGCGCTGGCGAGCCCAGCAGGACGACGAGGAGTCCGCTCGGGTGTGGGCGGCCGAGCTCGACGGGGTCGAGGAGCCGACCCTGCTCGCCCCCGGCTCGGACGGTGTGGCCGTCGAGGGCGTCGGCCAGGTCGCCGTCGCGCTCGACCCCGACGTGGCGCACGCACTCGTCCGGCGGGCAGCCGACTGGGGCGTCACCGTCAACACCCTGGTCCAGGGCGCCTGGGCGCTCCTGCTCGGCCAGCTCACCGGCCGCCAGGACGTGCTGTTCGGGGCGACCGTCTCCGGGCGTCCGCCCGCGGTGACCGACGTCGACTCGACGGTCGGCATGTTCATCAACACCCTTCCCGTCCGCGTCGAGTACGCGCCCGGCGACACCGTCGCGGAGGTCCTCACCCGGCTGCAGGGTCGGCAGGCCCGCCTGCTGGAGCACCACTACTACGGGTTGACCGAGATCCAGCAGGGTGTCGGGCTGCCGTCCCTCTTCGACACCCTGGTCGTCTTCGAGTCCTACCCGGTCGACCGGGACGCTCTCGACGCCGCCACCGATGCCGCGGACGGTATCGCCTTCACCGGCCTGCGCCCGTCCACGGCCACCAACTACCCGCTGACCCTGATGGCGGCGGCGGATCCGCAGCTCCAACTCCTCCTGCAGTACGCGCGGGGTGTCTTCGAGCCGGAGGCGGTGGAGGTGCTGGCGGCCCGCCTCGGCCGCGTGCTGCGGCACATCGTGGCCACCCGGGGCCTGACCGTCGCGCAGCTCGACCTCCTGGACCCGGCCGAACGCGATCTGCTGCTCGCCAAGGTCAACGACACGGTCGCGCCGACTCCGCAGGCCACGATCACCGGGCTCGTCGAGGCCCAGGCGGCGCGGACACCGGACGAGGTCGCCGTGGTCGCCGAGGGTGAGTCGCTCACGTACCGCGAGTTGACCGCCCGGGCCGCCCGCCTGGCGCACGAACTGGGCGGCCGTGGCGTGGGCCCGGAGTCGGTGGTCGCGGTATCGCTGCCGCGGTCGGCGGACCTGGTCGTCGCGCTGCTGGCGATCCTGCGGGCGGGCGGCGCGTACCTGCCGGTCGACCCCAGGTATCCCAGCTCCCGCACGGCCGCCATCATGGGGGAGGCCCGGCCGTGCCTCGTCCTGACCGACTCCGCGACGGTCGCGGTGTTGCCGGAGCACGACGCACCGGACGTCTTCCTCGACACGCTCGACCTGTCCGGTGACCGCACCGGCCCCGAACCGCGGATCCAGGCACAGCAGCTGGCGTACGTGATGTACACCTCCGGCTCCACCGGCCGACCCAAGGGCGTGGCCATCACGCACGCGAACGTGGTCAACGGGGTGCTGCGGCTCGCGTCCCGGGTGGGCCTGGGGCCCGGCAAGCGGCTCCTCGCCGGCACCTCGGTGAACTTCGACGTCTCGGCGTTCGAGATCTTCACGACGCTGGCCACCGGCGGAGTCGTCGAGGTGGTCCGGGACGTCCTGGTTCTGGGCGAGCGGGCGGGTTGGAGCGGCAGCGTCATCTCCACCGTCCCGTCCGCCTTCGCCGAGCTCGTCGACGAGATCTCCGGCCGAACCAGGGTGGAGACCGTCGTGTTCGCCGGCGAGGCCCTGCCCGCCTCGCTGGTGGAGAAGACGCGGGCGGCCTTCCCCGGCGTACGGGTGGTGAACGCCTACGGGCAGAGCGAGTCGTTCTACGCCACCACCTTCACCGCCACCGAGGAACCACCGAACCGGGCGGGAAGCGTGCCGGTCGGCACGCCGCTGGGCAACATGCGGGCCTACGTTCTGGGCCCCGGGCTGGCGCCGGTGCCGCCGGGGGTGGTCGGCGAGCTGTACGTCGGCGGGAGTGTCGGTCGTGGCTACCACGGCCGCGCCGACCTGACCGCCGAGCGCTTCGTCGCCGACGCCTACGGCCCACCCGGCGCGCGTATGTACCGCACCGGCGACCTGGCCCGGTGGAACGACGAGGGGCAGCTGGAGTACGCGGGCCGGGGCGACGCGCAGGTCAAGGTGCGTGGCTTCCGGATCGAGCCGGGCGAGGTCGAGACGGTTGTCACCGCGCACCCGGCGGTCGCCCAGGCCGTCGTCGTCTCCCGGCCGGGCGCGGGCACCGGCACCCGACTCGTCGCCTACGTGGTGGCCTCGGGCGAGGTCGACGCCGCGCGGCTCAGCCGGTACACCGCCGAGCGACTGCCGGAGTTCATGGTGCCGTCCGCGTTCGTGCTGCTGGACCGGCTGCCGTTGATGACCAACGGCAAGCTGGACCGGGCCGCTCTTCCCGAGCCGGAGTTCAGCGGGACCCACTACCGGGCGCCGCGCACCGCCCGCGAGGAGTGCCTGACCAAGCTCTTCGCCGAAGTGCTCGGGCTGGAGCGGGTCGGCGTCGACGACGACTTCTTCGATCTGGGCGGGCATTCCCTGCTCGCCACCCGGTTGATCAGCCGCGCCCGGGCGGAGACCGGAGCGGAGATCCCCATCCGCACGATCTTCGACCTGCCCACGGTGGCCGCGCTCGCCTCCTGGCTGGACCGGCCAGGACCGGAGGCACCGGCAGCTCCGCGTCGCCCTCGCCTGCGCAAGATGACCGTAGAGGAGTAA